One genomic window of Paeniglutamicibacter sp. Y32M11 includes the following:
- a CDS encoding TetR/AcrR family transcriptional regulator, with protein sequence MSSPDTSAPTRRELNKTATRAAIVDAAFHQLQTHGYESLTAESVAEAANVSRRTFFNYFASIEAALNEPTKRLLENAVAVLDELDTDIDLLSAAVTVVKSLVDPKLLEPMAELCLHINTHSQMARVQLEAWENCTDSLTELIIARAPQGTELAASVFAHCIVGAGKAAFTTWARELEENPDPADGLRIDMLRTTLADAIAQLRDGFPSLQQRAAHQRKA encoded by the coding sequence GTGAGTTCTCCCGATACTTCAGCGCCTACACGGCGCGAACTAAATAAGACCGCGACGCGTGCCGCCATTGTCGACGCCGCCTTCCACCAACTTCAAACACACGGATATGAGTCACTGACGGCCGAATCCGTGGCCGAAGCGGCGAATGTCTCGCGGCGTACCTTCTTCAACTACTTCGCGTCCATCGAGGCAGCGCTCAACGAACCGACCAAGCGCCTGCTGGAAAACGCCGTGGCCGTGCTGGACGAGCTGGACACCGATATCGACCTGCTCTCCGCTGCCGTCACAGTGGTCAAATCCCTGGTTGATCCCAAGCTGCTAGAGCCGATGGCGGAACTCTGCCTGCACATCAACACCCACTCGCAGATGGCCAGGGTGCAGCTCGAAGCGTGGGAAAACTGCACCGATTCCCTCACCGAGCTGATCATCGCCAGGGCACCGCAGGGCACCGAGCTGGCGGCGTCAGTTTTTGCCCACTGCATCGTGGGCGCGGGCAAGGCAGCGTTTACAACGTGGGCTCGCGAGCTGGAAGAAAATCCAGATCCCGCCGACGGCCTGCGCATCGACATGCTGCGCACCACCCTCGCAGACGCCATCGCGCAATTGCGCGACGGTTTCCCCTCCCTCCAACAGCGTGCCGCGCACCAACGAAAGGCCTAA
- a CDS encoding biotin carboxylase N-terminal domain-containing protein, which produces MSQLTKVLIANRGEIAVRIIRAARDEGIGSVAVYADPDRDALHSRLADEAYALGGSTAAESYLDIDKIIDVAKRSGADAVHPGYGFLAENAGFAQAVIDAGMTWIGPSPAAIDQLGDKVQARHLAEKVGAPLVPGTKNPVESTEEVLAFADTHGLPLAIKAAYGGGGRGIKVVRNREEIPELYESAVREAIAAFGRGECFVERFLDAPRHVETQCLADAHGNVVVISTRDCSLQRRNQKLVEEAPAPFLTPEQTERLYNASKAILREANYVGAGTCEFLVAQDGVISFLEVNTRLQVEHTVSEEVSGIDLVREQFRLARGEALGYDDPEIRGHSFEFRINGEDAGRGFMPAPGTITTMALPTGPGVRIDSGVEAGETVSGNFDSMIAKLIVTGATRDQAAARARRALAEFQIEGMPTVLPFHRAVMADPAFVPAAGAFTVHTRWIETEFDNQIPAWDPATAGTPGEDTERQAITVEVGGKRLEVVLPASMGTVSASGNGKTRKKKRSTSRSTAAAATSGADLISPMQGTIVKVAVAEGDIVAEGDLIVVLEAMKMEQPLTAHCAGVVSGLSAVPGDTVSAGAVLASIGE; this is translated from the coding sequence ATGAGTCAGTTGACGAAGGTTCTCATCGCCAATCGCGGAGAAATCGCCGTACGCATCATCCGCGCCGCCCGTGATGAGGGCATTGGATCGGTTGCGGTCTACGCCGACCCGGACCGCGATGCCTTGCATTCCCGTCTGGCCGACGAGGCCTACGCACTGGGCGGTTCCACCGCCGCCGAGTCGTACCTCGACATCGACAAGATCATCGACGTGGCCAAGCGCTCCGGCGCCGACGCCGTGCACCCGGGCTACGGCTTCCTGGCCGAGAATGCCGGGTTCGCCCAGGCGGTCATCGATGCCGGAATGACCTGGATCGGCCCCTCACCGGCGGCCATCGACCAGCTCGGCGACAAGGTTCAGGCCCGTCACTTAGCCGAAAAGGTCGGCGCACCGCTGGTTCCGGGCACCAAGAACCCCGTTGAATCCACCGAAGAGGTGCTGGCCTTCGCCGATACCCACGGACTGCCGCTGGCCATCAAAGCCGCCTATGGCGGAGGTGGGCGCGGCATTAAGGTGGTGCGCAACCGCGAAGAAATTCCCGAATTGTACGAATCCGCCGTCCGCGAGGCCATTGCCGCCTTCGGCCGCGGCGAGTGCTTCGTCGAACGCTTCCTCGATGCCCCGCGCCACGTAGAAACCCAGTGCCTGGCCGACGCGCACGGCAACGTCGTGGTGATTTCCACCCGCGACTGCTCGCTCCAGCGCCGCAACCAGAAGCTCGTGGAGGAGGCCCCCGCGCCATTCCTCACCCCAGAGCAGACCGAGCGCCTCTACAACGCGTCCAAGGCGATCCTGCGCGAGGCAAACTACGTGGGTGCCGGCACCTGCGAGTTCCTCGTGGCCCAGGACGGCGTCATTTCCTTCCTCGAGGTCAACACCCGCCTGCAGGTTGAGCACACGGTGTCCGAGGAGGTCTCCGGCATTGACCTGGTCCGCGAACAGTTCCGACTGGCGCGTGGCGAGGCCCTAGGTTATGACGACCCGGAGATCCGCGGACACTCCTTCGAGTTCCGCATCAATGGCGAGGACGCTGGCCGAGGCTTCATGCCGGCACCGGGCACCATCACCACCATGGCACTGCCCACCGGACCTGGAGTCCGCATCGACTCGGGTGTTGAAGCGGGTGAAACCGTCTCGGGGAACTTCGACTCGATGATCGCCAAGCTCATCGTTACCGGTGCCACGCGTGATCAGGCAGCAGCCCGGGCACGCCGCGCCTTGGCCGAATTCCAGATCGAGGGCATGCCCACGGTTCTGCCCTTCCACCGCGCCGTAATGGCGGATCCAGCATTTGTTCCGGCCGCCGGAGCGTTCACCGTTCACACGCGCTGGATCGAGACCGAGTTCGATAATCAGATCCCGGCATGGGATCCCGCCACGGCCGGTACGCCGGGCGAGGACACCGAGCGTCAGGCCATCACCGTTGAGGTCGGAGGCAAGCGCCTTGAGGTGGTGCTTCCGGCATCCATGGGCACCGTTTCGGCCAGCGGCAACGGCAAAACGCGCAAGAAGAAGCGTTCGACCTCACGCAGCACCGCCGCCGCGGCGACCTCTGGCGCAGATCTGATCTCCCCCATGCAGGGCACCATCGTTAAGGTGGCCGTCGCCGAGGGTGACATCGTGGCCGAGGGTGATTTGATTGTGGTTTTGGAGGCCATGAAGATGGAGCAGCCGTTGACGGCTCACTGTGCCGGCGTGGTGTCCGGACTCAGTGCCGTTCCGGGTGACACGGTTTCCGCCGGGGCCGTACTGGCCTCCATCGGCGAGTAA
- a CDS encoding MMPL family transporter: protein MATFLYRLGALAYRRRWAVVAAWSVVLLVIGLSAGAFMGKLSNTFTIPGTETQRTLDRMKVEMPNLAGGTGSIVFRSTDGNALTTQQHRAIETSLDDLADQSPIAEVRKPFELQAQLDEATPKLKDGQKKLDAGAKELADGTKALADGKVALKKAQDDLDSGRVQLGTAKTQLAEGKSALATGQDTLDASAAKLAAGAATLAEGQKKLADGQKTWDAGNSQYQSGRSQVEAGRSALKAGEAQLNASAKELKSGEEQYTQGLATILQGKDRSTVDKQLSAGKAEATSGLSQATAALQQVDAGISAAEAAQKTAEDKLKAATELPAEQQDAAEISALRTEITTQKTTITTLSQQRLALVGAQEKANAALSEITKATAGLSTLDAAKVKLDAGAKELAAGEKTLSAKRAELESAAAKLPAAKAKLDAGAAELRASRAKVQDAAATIADGKAQLAAGQAEIDANAAKLAAGEKTIEDNQAKLVAGQKEIDEKTAALPNAEAKLEQGAKDLKTGRAELDFATRQAGATSGMRFVSADGSTAVANVTFVGSADSLSTADRAAIQSISAAPEAAGVEVLFSKEILQDLSSLFGAAEVIGLAIAAAVLLLMLGTLVAAGLPLLMAVLGVGAGVGGTLAFSSLIEMASITPALALMLGLAVGIDYSLFIVHRHRRQLLEGVPLGESIARATGTSGNAVVFAGLTVVIALAALTVPGLPFLSILGLSAAFTVMVAVLIAITLTPAMLGIIGTRLVSKRAWARAAAATAANDSTGDGTQLPTNNAGNRGWGALVTRRPWIAALASIALLVIVALPATQLRTALPDGSAEPVESGAYKAFEQMSDAFGAGYNGPLLVLADLEDGLDARGADEANLDVADELRTIDGVVAAIPVQVTETHNLGAIQIIPAAGPSSEQTEELVHQLRDAAGEIELATGAHIAVTGQVAAQVDVSEKLTQALPPYIGIVVGLSLILLLLVFRSIVVPLLATVGFLLSLAAAFGATVAVYQFGWLGNVFDVHVPGPIMSFLPILLTGILFGLAMDYQVFLVAGMRESFAHGQPARAAVRSGFAHAAPVVTAAALIMASVFAGFVFSHLTMIRAIGFSLAIGVLFDAFIVRMTLTPAIMHLLGHRAWYIPRWLDKILPDVDVEGTKINALVEQQQQPTTESGTRGPSARDTVDA, encoded by the coding sequence ATGGCTACCTTCCTTTACCGTCTGGGCGCGCTGGCCTACCGAAGGCGCTGGGCCGTTGTGGCCGCCTGGAGTGTTGTGCTGCTGGTGATCGGGCTGAGCGCCGGCGCCTTCATGGGCAAACTGTCCAATACGTTCACCATCCCGGGCACCGAGACGCAACGGACGCTGGATAGGATGAAGGTCGAGATGCCCAATCTGGCCGGTGGCACCGGTTCCATCGTCTTCCGCTCCACCGACGGCAACGCGCTAACTACGCAACAGCACCGGGCCATCGAGACTTCGTTGGACGATCTTGCCGATCAGTCCCCCATCGCCGAGGTCCGCAAACCCTTTGAGCTACAGGCCCAGCTTGATGAGGCCACCCCGAAGCTCAAGGATGGGCAGAAAAAGCTCGATGCTGGAGCCAAGGAGCTGGCCGATGGCACCAAGGCCCTAGCCGACGGCAAGGTAGCCCTGAAAAAGGCTCAGGACGACCTGGATTCCGGCCGCGTGCAGCTCGGCACCGCCAAGACCCAACTCGCCGAGGGCAAGAGTGCGCTCGCCACCGGGCAAGACACGCTTGATGCCTCAGCGGCAAAACTAGCCGCCGGTGCCGCGACGCTGGCCGAAGGGCAAAAGAAACTGGCCGATGGGCAAAAAACCTGGGATGCGGGCAACAGCCAATACCAGAGTGGTCGTAGCCAAGTTGAGGCCGGGCGCAGTGCACTGAAGGCGGGCGAAGCTCAGCTCAACGCCAGCGCCAAGGAACTCAAGAGCGGTGAAGAGCAGTACACGCAGGGCCTTGCCACCATCTTGCAGGGCAAGGACCGCTCCACGGTAGACAAGCAGCTGAGTGCGGGGAAGGCCGAAGCCACCAGCGGACTGAGCCAGGCCACCGCAGCGCTGCAGCAGGTGGATGCGGGGATCAGCGCGGCAGAAGCCGCCCAAAAAACGGCAGAGGACAAGCTCAAGGCAGCCACCGAGCTGCCCGCCGAGCAACAGGACGCAGCGGAGATTTCCGCGTTGAGAACCGAAATCACCACGCAGAAAACCACCATCACCACCCTGAGCCAGCAGCGTTTGGCCCTGGTCGGCGCGCAGGAAAAGGCCAACGCGGCGCTGAGCGAAATCACCAAGGCCACGGCCGGACTCAGCACTCTTGACGCGGCCAAGGTGAAACTTGATGCCGGGGCGAAGGAACTTGCCGCAGGCGAGAAAACCCTGTCGGCTAAGCGCGCCGAGCTCGAAAGCGCCGCCGCCAAGCTCCCCGCGGCCAAGGCGAAGCTGGATGCCGGCGCCGCGGAACTGCGCGCGAGCCGTGCCAAGGTCCAGGATGCTGCAGCCACCATCGCCGATGGAAAAGCACAATTGGCCGCCGGGCAGGCGGAGATTGATGCCAACGCCGCCAAGCTGGCGGCCGGAGAAAAAACCATCGAGGACAACCAGGCCAAGCTCGTCGCCGGACAAAAGGAAATCGACGAGAAGACCGCGGCACTGCCGAATGCCGAAGCGAAGCTCGAACAAGGCGCCAAGGACCTGAAGACCGGCCGCGCCGAGTTGGACTTCGCCACGCGTCAGGCAGGTGCAACATCGGGGATGCGTTTTGTCTCGGCCGATGGCTCCACCGCGGTGGCCAACGTGACGTTTGTTGGCTCCGCCGACTCCCTGAGCACCGCCGATCGCGCCGCAATCCAGTCCATTTCCGCCGCACCGGAGGCAGCGGGTGTTGAGGTGCTCTTCTCCAAGGAGATCCTCCAGGACCTCTCCTCTCTCTTCGGTGCCGCGGAGGTCATCGGGCTGGCCATTGCCGCGGCGGTCCTGCTGCTCATGCTGGGCACCCTCGTGGCCGCCGGGCTGCCGCTGTTGATGGCCGTTCTGGGTGTGGGAGCCGGGGTCGGCGGAACGCTCGCGTTCTCCTCGCTCATCGAGATGGCCTCCATTACCCCCGCGCTGGCGCTGATGCTGGGCCTCGCGGTGGGCATCGACTACTCTCTGTTTATTGTGCACCGGCACCGTCGGCAGCTGCTCGAGGGTGTGCCGCTGGGCGAATCCATTGCTCGGGCCACCGGCACCAGCGGCAACGCGGTGGTCTTCGCCGGACTCACCGTGGTCATTGCGCTGGCCGCACTCACCGTCCCGGGACTCCCGTTCCTCTCGATATTGGGGCTTTCGGCCGCGTTCACCGTGATGGTGGCGGTACTCATCGCCATCACGCTGACCCCGGCCATGCTGGGGATCATTGGCACGCGACTGGTCTCCAAGCGGGCCTGGGCCCGTGCCGCGGCGGCCACCGCGGCCAACGACTCCACCGGCGATGGCACGCAACTGCCAACCAATAATGCGGGCAACCGCGGCTGGGGAGCACTGGTCACCCGCCGTCCATGGATTGCCGCTCTGGCCAGCATTGCCCTGCTGGTCATCGTGGCGCTGCCCGCCACACAGCTGCGCACCGCGCTTCCAGATGGCAGTGCCGAGCCCGTGGAATCCGGTGCCTACAAGGCGTTTGAGCAGATGAGCGACGCCTTTGGTGCCGGTTACAACGGCCCCTTGCTGGTGCTGGCGGATCTTGAAGATGGACTTGATGCCCGCGGCGCCGATGAGGCCAACCTCGATGTGGCAGACGAACTACGCACCATCGATGGGGTCGTGGCGGCGATTCCGGTGCAGGTGACCGAGACACACAACCTCGGTGCCATCCAGATCATCCCGGCCGCCGGACCGTCCAGTGAGCAAACCGAGGAATTGGTCCATCAGTTGCGTGACGCGGCCGGTGAGATCGAGCTGGCCACCGGTGCGCACATCGCCGTCACGGGGCAGGTTGCCGCCCAGGTCGACGTTTCGGAAAAGCTGACCCAGGCGTTGCCGCCCTATATCGGCATCGTGGTGGGGCTCTCGCTGATCCTGCTGCTGCTGGTCTTCCGTTCCATCGTGGTCCCGTTGCTGGCCACCGTCGGCTTCCTGCTGTCACTGGCCGCGGCATTTGGCGCGACGGTTGCCGTGTACCAGTTCGGCTGGCTGGGCAACGTGTTTGACGTGCATGTACCGGGGCCCATCATGAGCTTCCTACCGATCCTGCTCACCGGCATCCTCTTCGGGCTGGCCATGGATTACCAGGTCTTCCTGGTGGCGGGCATGCGTGAGTCATTTGCGCATGGGCAGCCGGCCCGGGCGGCGGTGCGCTCGGGCTTCGCTCACGCGGCACCGGTGGTGACCGCCGCGGCGCTGATCATGGCATCGGTCTTCGCCGGGTTTGTTTTCTCGCACCTGACGATGATCCGGGCCATCGGCTTTTCGTTGGCCATCGGCGTGCTCTTTGATGCGTTCATCGTGCGCATGACGCTCACCCCAGCGATCATGCACCTTTTGGGCCACCGTGCCTGGTACATCCCGCGCTGGCTGGATAAAATCCTGCCGGACGTGGATGTGGAGGGCACGAAGATCAACGCGCTGGTTGAGCAACAGCAGCAACCCACCACCGAGTCCGGGACTCGGGGCCCGTCCGCGCGAGATACGGTTGATGCATGA
- a CDS encoding DinB family protein — protein sequence MTETRADPRTDPPPRGSERATLLGFLTYQRQTLALKCSGLNHSALMSRSVPPSTLSLIGLVRHLSDIERFWIRRALSGSTDAPLYWCEDSPDIDFVFPCVPEQAEAEALLVRSSMDAWESEMAYSDAVLSHVGLDDAVSAGRHGVLSVRWILTHLIEEYARHNGHADLLRECIDG from the coding sequence ATGACCGAAACTCGCGCCGATCCGCGCACCGATCCCCCGCCGCGTGGCAGCGAGCGCGCAACACTGCTTGGCTTTCTCACGTACCAGCGCCAGACGCTGGCACTCAAGTGCTCCGGGTTGAATCACAGCGCCCTGATGAGCCGTTCGGTCCCGCCTTCAACACTGTCCCTCATCGGCTTGGTGCGGCATTTGAGCGACATCGAGCGCTTCTGGATTCGTCGTGCGCTGTCCGGGAGCACGGACGCGCCGCTGTACTGGTGTGAGGATTCACCGGACATCGACTTTGTTTTCCCCTGCGTCCCGGAGCAAGCAGAAGCCGAGGCCCTCTTGGTGAGATCGTCCATGGACGCGTGGGAATCGGAAATGGCGTATTCGGATGCGGTGCTGAGCCACGTGGGGCTTGATGATGCCGTCTCGGCCGGAAGGCACGGGGTACTTTCCGTGCGCTGGATCCTGACCCATCTGATCGAAGAGTACGCGCGACACAATGGCCATGCCGATCTCTTGCGTGAGTGCATCGACGGCTAG
- a CDS encoding dicarboxylate/amino acid:cation symporter, translating into MTTTEKTPTRRIPSWATAFGPQIIIALILGLGLGLLAKYTGHTEDTKTGLGITLETLGTSYISLLKAAVIPLIFFAVVASIANLAKVTNAARLAWQTILWFAITSAISVVIGMVLGTVLRPGAGTGQSAPPAYEGRTGDWWSFLIGLIPSNFLGLGATNKVSETGDISTALSFNVLQVLVIAITVGVAALKVGDAARPFLDFSAAILAVIQKVLWWIIRLAPLGTVGLIGNAVATYGWDTIGALGKFTVAIYIGLALVLFVLYPVLVRAHGLSIKAYFSGVWPAVQLAFVSRSSIGTLPLTQRVTERNLGVPAGYASFAVPLGATTKMDGCAAIYPAISAIFVAQFFGINLGLTDYLLIALVSVLGSAATAGTTGAVVMLTLTLSTLGLPLEGVGLLLAVDPILDMGRTAVNVAGQALVPTIVAKREGILDEALYNAPRQGDPFSDEFKQSHSPVVTDDLTSAKEPAQLS; encoded by the coding sequence GTGACTACCACCGAGAAGACGCCCACGCGGCGCATCCCCAGCTGGGCGACCGCGTTCGGCCCGCAAATCATCATCGCCCTGATCCTGGGACTGGGACTAGGTCTGCTGGCCAAGTACACCGGCCACACCGAGGACACCAAAACCGGTCTGGGCATCACGCTGGAAACCCTTGGCACGAGCTACATCTCACTGCTCAAGGCCGCGGTCATCCCGCTAATCTTCTTCGCTGTTGTCGCCTCGATCGCGAACCTGGCCAAGGTCACCAATGCGGCACGCCTGGCCTGGCAGACGATCCTGTGGTTCGCCATCACCTCGGCCATTTCCGTGGTCATCGGCATGGTGCTGGGCACCGTGCTGCGCCCGGGAGCCGGAACCGGACAAAGCGCCCCTCCCGCATACGAGGGACGCACCGGTGACTGGTGGTCCTTCCTCATCGGACTGATCCCCTCGAACTTCTTGGGCTTGGGCGCCACCAACAAGGTTTCCGAAACCGGTGACATCAGCACCGCGCTGAGCTTCAACGTGCTCCAGGTTTTGGTCATCGCGATCACCGTGGGAGTCGCGGCCCTGAAGGTCGGCGATGCGGCGCGTCCGTTCCTGGACTTCTCCGCCGCCATTCTCGCGGTCATCCAGAAGGTCCTGTGGTGGATCATCCGTCTGGCCCCGCTGGGCACCGTGGGTTTGATCGGTAACGCCGTGGCCACCTACGGCTGGGACACCATCGGTGCCCTGGGCAAATTCACCGTGGCGATCTACATCGGTCTGGCTCTGGTGCTCTTTGTGCTCTACCCGGTGCTGGTTCGTGCCCATGGCCTGAGCATCAAGGCGTACTTCTCCGGTGTCTGGCCGGCGGTGCAGCTGGCCTTTGTCTCCCGTTCCTCCATCGGCACGTTGCCGCTGACCCAGCGCGTGACCGAGCGCAACCTTGGTGTACCGGCCGGCTACGCCTCCTTCGCCGTACCGCTGGGCGCCACCACCAAGATGGATGGCTGCGCCGCCATTTACCCGGCGATCTCCGCGATCTTCGTGGCCCAGTTCTTCGGCATCAACCTGGGTTTGACCGACTACCTGTTGATCGCCCTGGTTTCGGTGCTGGGTTCGGCGGCTACCGCCGGAACCACCGGAGCGGTGGTCATGCTGACCTTGACGCTGTCCACCCTCGGCCTGCCGCTGGAAGGTGTTGGACTGCTCCTGGCCGTCGATCCGATCCTGGACATGGGCCGTACCGCGGTGAACGTTGCAGGTCAGGCATTGGTACCCACCATTGTGGCCAAGCGCGAAGGGATTCTCGACGAGGCCCTTTACAACGCACCACGTCAGGGCGATCCGTTTAGCGACGAATTCAAGCAGAGCCACAGCCCGGTAGTCACCGACGATCTCACCTCGGCGAAGGAGCCCGCACAACTCTCCTAG
- a CDS encoding transcriptional regulator has product MTELNHPRHQLSDELGHPVRFSLVAAIAGTDESEFAIVRDHLQVSDSVLSRQASHLEAAGIVKIRKGFVGKRPRTWLSLTVAGRGTWEQHLAALAAIANTTAKH; this is encoded by the coding sequence ATGACCGAGCTCAACCACCCGCGTCACCAATTGAGCGATGAATTGGGGCACCCGGTCAGGTTCTCGCTGGTTGCAGCCATCGCCGGGACCGACGAGAGCGAATTTGCGATAGTCCGGGACCACCTCCAGGTCTCCGATTCGGTCCTCAGCCGCCAAGCCTCGCACCTCGAGGCGGCTGGCATCGTCAAGATTCGCAAGGGCTTCGTGGGCAAGCGCCCACGCACCTGGCTGTCGCTGACGGTTGCGGGCCGCGGGACCTGGGAGCAGCACCTTGCGGCGCTCGCCGCCATCGCCAATACGACGGCGAAGCACTAG
- a CDS encoding nucleoside triphosphate pyrophosphatase: MSQNLKQTVPAAPLSPAETSDPRGEIENPDELPLLVLASASPGRAKVLHDAGIDFAVQVSSVDEDAVLAQAVERFGELNPADTALLLAKSKAEDVAAAEDADGAVVLGCDSVFEFDGVAYGKPYTAEVATARWEVMSGKSGILHTGHWLIDNRSEEDGDGGTGATIGALSSTIVNFESVTPDEIAAYVATGEPLPCAGGFTIDGRGAAFIRSIEGNAQNVIGLNVSTLRELLAETGLSVSDVWV; this comes from the coding sequence ATGAGCCAGAATCTGAAGCAGACCGTCCCCGCAGCCCCGCTCTCCCCCGCCGAGACAAGCGATCCTCGTGGAGAAATCGAGAATCCCGATGAACTGCCCCTGTTGGTCCTCGCCTCGGCCTCCCCGGGGCGGGCCAAGGTCCTGCATGATGCCGGCATCGACTTCGCGGTGCAGGTCTCTTCCGTGGATGAGGACGCGGTCCTGGCCCAGGCGGTGGAACGCTTTGGGGAGTTGAACCCGGCGGACACCGCGCTGCTGCTGGCCAAATCCAAGGCCGAGGATGTTGCGGCAGCGGAGGACGCCGACGGCGCGGTGGTGCTGGGTTGTGATTCGGTCTTCGAGTTTGATGGTGTCGCCTACGGCAAGCCGTACACCGCCGAGGTGGCCACCGCACGCTGGGAAGTCATGAGCGGAAAGTCGGGCATCTTGCACACCGGGCACTGGCTCATTGATAACCGCAGTGAGGAAGACGGGGACGGTGGCACGGGTGCCACCATCGGCGCGCTCTCCTCCACCATCGTGAATTTTGAGTCCGTCACTCCCGATGAGATCGCCGCCTATGTGGCCACTGGAGAGCCGCTGCCGTGCGCGGGTGGCTTCACCATCGATGGTCGCGGGGCCGCCTTCATCCGAAGCATCGAGGGTAATGCGCAAAACGTGATCGGGCTTAACGTCTCCACGTTGCGCGAACTTTTGGCAGAGACCGGCCTGTCCGTTTCCGACGTGTGGGTCTAA